A genome region from Chelonia mydas isolate rCheMyd1 chromosome 12, rCheMyd1.pri.v2, whole genome shotgun sequence includes the following:
- the SLC22A31 gene encoding putative solute carrier family 22 member 31 isoform X3, producing MVVMVAGFFWVAGKLLLPGLAVLCRQWRLLQGAVTLTLALLAICWGCPSLFPESPRWLLATRQLEKGRKGLRALAEGNGVTLEDEFYSQEHLLAELECDGAPLPRYHTLGEVFSTRVIWRNGLILGFTAFIGSGIRYCFTRNLAPYRPQFYFSYFLLAALEVAACLFLCLTVNRFGRRPVLLLCTILTGVASLLLLALTQYLLNWIILTLSLVGIACSQAVTMLSIFFASEVLPTVVRGAWLGLIMAASFVGKAAGPIMDIQNNRGFFLHHVVFASFAILSVLSIMLLPESKGKGLPESLQDGESQRRPPLFRSSRRRDHLPLLSPRSAGQACEAQDYAHLVTATKRMLRSHRRTPPRDRQLLLEPAPGGDPQEET from the exons ATGGTCGTCATGGTTGCGGGGTTCTTCTGGGTTGCCGGGAAGCTGCTGTTGCCGGGCTTGGCGGTGCTGTGTCGGCAGTGGCGGCTGCTGCAGGGGGCCGTGACGCTGACACTGGCTCTGCTGGCAATCTGCTGGGG CTGCCCGTCGCTGTTCCCAGAGTCACCCCGCTGGCTGCTGGCCACGCGGCAGCTGGAGAAGGGCAGGAAGGGTCTGCGGGCCCTTGCTGAGGGCAACGGCGTGACCCTGGAGGACGAATTCTACAGCCAGGAGCACCTGTTAGCAG AGCTGGAGTGCGACGGGGCCCCGCTGCCACGCTATCACACGCTCGGCGAGGTCTTCAGCACCCGAGTCATCTGGAGAAACGGCCTCATCCTCGGCTTCACGGC GTTCATCGGCAGCGGGATCCGGTACTGCTTCACCCGCAACCTGGCTCCCTACCGCCCCCAATTCTACTTCTCCTACTTCCTGCTGGCGGCGCTGGAGGTCGcggcctgcctcttcctgtgcCTCACCGTCAACCGCTTCGGGCGCCGCCCCGTCCTGCTGCTCTGCACCATCCTGACCGGCGTCgcctcgctgctgctgctggccctgacacagt ATCTGCTGAACTGGATCATCCTGACCCTCTCTCTCGTGGGCATCGCATGCTCGCAGGCTGTCACCATGCTCAGCATCTTCTTTGCTAGTGAGGTCCTTCCCACCGTGGTCAG GGGTGCTTGGCTGGGCCTCATCATGGCTGCCAGCTTCGTGGGCAAAGCAGCCGGGCCCATCATGGACATCCAGAACAACCGGGGCTTCTTCCTGCACCACGTGGTCTTCGCCTCCTTCGCCATCCTCTCCGTGCTCAGCATCATGCTGCTGCCCGAGAGCAAGGGCAAGGGCCTGCCCGAGTCACTGCAGGATGGTGAGAGTCAGCGCCGGCCCCCGCTCTTCCGCTCCTCTCGCCGCAGGGACCACCTGCCTCTGCTCTCGCCCCGCAGCGCTGGCCAGGCCTGCGAGGCCCAGGACTATGCCCACCTCGTCACTGCCACCAAGAGGATGCTGAGATCCCACCGGCGCACCCCCCCGCGGGACAGGCAGCTACTGCTGGAGCCTGCCCCAGGCGGTGACCCCCAGGAGGAGACATAG
- the SLC22A31 gene encoding putative solute carrier family 22 member 31 isoform X2 translates to MAPRVAPAEWPNCRLLWDLVCSDRWKVPLEQTTHLLGWLGGCIALGLACDRFGRRATFVFSLVLAVPLGIGVALALNYFMLLSLRLLLGAALAGTFLSLYVARLELCDPPHRLMVVMVAGFFWVAGKLLLPGLAVLCRQWRLLQGAVTLTLALLAICWGCPSLFPESPRWLLATRQLEKGRKGLRALAEGNGVTLEDEFYSQEHLLAELECDGAPLPRYHTLGEVFSTRVIWRNGLILGFTAFIGSGIRYCFTRNLAPYRPQFYFSYFLLAALEVAACLFLCLTVNRFGRRPVLLLCTILTGVASLLLLALTQYLLNWIILTLSLVGIACSQAVTMLSIFFASEVLPTVVRGAWLGLIMAASFVGKAAGPIMDIQNNRGFFLHHVVFASFAILSVLSIMLLPESKGKGLPESLQDGESQRRPPLFRSSRRRDHLPLLSPRSAGQACEAQDYAHLVTATKRMLRSHRRTPPRDRQLLLEPAPGGDPQEET, encoded by the exons ATGGCTCCACGGGTGGCCCCAGCAGAGTGGCCCAACTGCCGTCTCCTT TGGGATTTGGTGTGCTCGGATCGCTGGAAGGTGCCCCTCGAACAGACCACCCACCTGCTGGGCTGGCTCGGCGGCTGCATTGCACTCGGCTTGGCCTGCGACAG GTTTGGCCGCCGTGCCACCTTCGtgttctccctggttctggcggTTCCCCTGGGCATCGGTGTGGCGCTGGCACTGAATTACTTCATGCTGCTGTCGCTGCGGCTCCTCCTCGGTGCTGCGCTGGCTGGCACCTTCCTCTCCCTCTACGTCGCGA ggctggagctgtgcGACCCTCCCCACCGGCTGATGGTCGTCATGGTTGCGGGGTTCTTCTGGGTTGCCGGGAAGCTGCTGTTGCCGGGCTTGGCGGTGCTGTGTCGGCAGTGGCGGCTGCTGCAGGGGGCCGTGACGCTGACACTGGCTCTGCTGGCAATCTGCTGGGG CTGCCCGTCGCTGTTCCCAGAGTCACCCCGCTGGCTGCTGGCCACGCGGCAGCTGGAGAAGGGCAGGAAGGGTCTGCGGGCCCTTGCTGAGGGCAACGGCGTGACCCTGGAGGACGAATTCTACAGCCAGGAGCACCTGTTAGCAG AGCTGGAGTGCGACGGGGCCCCGCTGCCACGCTATCACACGCTCGGCGAGGTCTTCAGCACCCGAGTCATCTGGAGAAACGGCCTCATCCTCGGCTTCACGGC GTTCATCGGCAGCGGGATCCGGTACTGCTTCACCCGCAACCTGGCTCCCTACCGCCCCCAATTCTACTTCTCCTACTTCCTGCTGGCGGCGCTGGAGGTCGcggcctgcctcttcctgtgcCTCACCGTCAACCGCTTCGGGCGCCGCCCCGTCCTGCTGCTCTGCACCATCCTGACCGGCGTCgcctcgctgctgctgctggccctgacacagt ATCTGCTGAACTGGATCATCCTGACCCTCTCTCTCGTGGGCATCGCATGCTCGCAGGCTGTCACCATGCTCAGCATCTTCTTTGCTAGTGAGGTCCTTCCCACCGTGGTCAG GGGTGCTTGGCTGGGCCTCATCATGGCTGCCAGCTTCGTGGGCAAAGCAGCCGGGCCCATCATGGACATCCAGAACAACCGGGGCTTCTTCCTGCACCACGTGGTCTTCGCCTCCTTCGCCATCCTCTCCGTGCTCAGCATCATGCTGCTGCCCGAGAGCAAGGGCAAGGGCCTGCCCGAGTCACTGCAGGATGGTGAGAGTCAGCGCCGGCCCCCGCTCTTCCGCTCCTCTCGCCGCAGGGACCACCTGCCTCTGCTCTCGCCCCGCAGCGCTGGCCAGGCCTGCGAGGCCCAGGACTATGCCCACCTCGTCACTGCCACCAAGAGGATGCTGAGATCCCACCGGCGCACCCCCCCGCGGGACAGGCAGCTACTGCTGGAGCCTGCCCCAGGCGGTGACCCCCAGGAGGAGACATAG
- the SLC22A31 gene encoding putative solute carrier family 22 member 31 isoform X1 has translation MEFDARLLRPAGGFGRRARLLAAASWAPNAALALGFCAGLLLAAPPAHRCRPDPALLPPALRNLSGRALLNASVPRGPAGWSRCLLYRYALGAAGPNRTGPCTRGWDYELPAAGLRSSPVTQWDLVCSDRWKVPLEQTTHLLGWLGGCIALGLACDRFGRRATFVFSLVLAVPLGIGVALALNYFMLLSLRLLLGAALAGTFLSLYVARLELCDPPHRLMVVMVAGFFWVAGKLLLPGLAVLCRQWRLLQGAVTLTLALLAICWGCPSLFPESPRWLLATRQLEKGRKGLRALAEGNGVTLEDEFYSQEHLLAELECDGAPLPRYHTLGEVFSTRVIWRNGLILGFTAFIGSGIRYCFTRNLAPYRPQFYFSYFLLAALEVAACLFLCLTVNRFGRRPVLLLCTILTGVASLLLLALTQYLLNWIILTLSLVGIACSQAVTMLSIFFASEVLPTVVRGAWLGLIMAASFVGKAAGPIMDIQNNRGFFLHHVVFASFAILSVLSIMLLPESKGKGLPESLQDGESQRRPPLFRSSRRRDHLPLLSPRSAGQACEAQDYAHLVTATKRMLRSHRRTPPRDRQLLLEPAPGGDPQEET, from the exons ATGGAGTTCGACGCGCGGCTGCTGCGGCCCGCGGGCGGCTTCGGGCGCCGCGCCCGGCTCCTGGCGGCCGCCAGCTGGGCCCCCAACGCGGCGCTGGCGCTGGGCTTCTGCGcggggctgctgctggcggcgccGCCCGCCCACCGCTGCCGCCCGGACCCCGCGCTGCTGCCGCCCGCGCTGCGCAACCTCTCGGGCCGGGCGCTGCTCAACGCCTCGGTGCCGCGGGGCCCCGCGGGCTGGAGCCGCTGCCTCCTCTACCGCTACGCGCTCGGCGCCGCGGGGCCCAACCGCACCGGGCCCTGCACCCGCGGCTGGGACTACGAGCTGCCCGCCGCCGGGCTGCGCTCCAGCCCGGTCACCCAG TGGGATTTGGTGTGCTCGGATCGCTGGAAGGTGCCCCTCGAACAGACCACCCACCTGCTGGGCTGGCTCGGCGGCTGCATTGCACTCGGCTTGGCCTGCGACAG GTTTGGCCGCCGTGCCACCTTCGtgttctccctggttctggcggTTCCCCTGGGCATCGGTGTGGCGCTGGCACTGAATTACTTCATGCTGCTGTCGCTGCGGCTCCTCCTCGGTGCTGCGCTGGCTGGCACCTTCCTCTCCCTCTACGTCGCGA ggctggagctgtgcGACCCTCCCCACCGGCTGATGGTCGTCATGGTTGCGGGGTTCTTCTGGGTTGCCGGGAAGCTGCTGTTGCCGGGCTTGGCGGTGCTGTGTCGGCAGTGGCGGCTGCTGCAGGGGGCCGTGACGCTGACACTGGCTCTGCTGGCAATCTGCTGGGG CTGCCCGTCGCTGTTCCCAGAGTCACCCCGCTGGCTGCTGGCCACGCGGCAGCTGGAGAAGGGCAGGAAGGGTCTGCGGGCCCTTGCTGAGGGCAACGGCGTGACCCTGGAGGACGAATTCTACAGCCAGGAGCACCTGTTAGCAG AGCTGGAGTGCGACGGGGCCCCGCTGCCACGCTATCACACGCTCGGCGAGGTCTTCAGCACCCGAGTCATCTGGAGAAACGGCCTCATCCTCGGCTTCACGGC GTTCATCGGCAGCGGGATCCGGTACTGCTTCACCCGCAACCTGGCTCCCTACCGCCCCCAATTCTACTTCTCCTACTTCCTGCTGGCGGCGCTGGAGGTCGcggcctgcctcttcctgtgcCTCACCGTCAACCGCTTCGGGCGCCGCCCCGTCCTGCTGCTCTGCACCATCCTGACCGGCGTCgcctcgctgctgctgctggccctgacacagt ATCTGCTGAACTGGATCATCCTGACCCTCTCTCTCGTGGGCATCGCATGCTCGCAGGCTGTCACCATGCTCAGCATCTTCTTTGCTAGTGAGGTCCTTCCCACCGTGGTCAG GGGTGCTTGGCTGGGCCTCATCATGGCTGCCAGCTTCGTGGGCAAAGCAGCCGGGCCCATCATGGACATCCAGAACAACCGGGGCTTCTTCCTGCACCACGTGGTCTTCGCCTCCTTCGCCATCCTCTCCGTGCTCAGCATCATGCTGCTGCCCGAGAGCAAGGGCAAGGGCCTGCCCGAGTCACTGCAGGATGGTGAGAGTCAGCGCCGGCCCCCGCTCTTCCGCTCCTCTCGCCGCAGGGACCACCTGCCTCTGCTCTCGCCCCGCAGCGCTGGCCAGGCCTGCGAGGCCCAGGACTATGCCCACCTCGTCACTGCCACCAAGAGGATGCTGAGATCCCACCGGCGCACCCCCCCGCGGGACAGGCAGCTACTGCTGGAGCCTGCCCCAGGCGGTGACCCCCAGGAGGAGACATAG